Part of the Sulfuricella denitrificans skB26 genome is shown below.
GCCCTTTACGCCCTCCAGTCAGGAGATTTATGTCACGCCCAGCATGGGCGTCACCATTTACCCCATGGATGGTCATGACAGTGATAGCCTGCTGAAGAATGCCGATGCCGCGATGTACACTGCCAAGGAATATGGCCGCAACCATTTCCGTTTTTACACTACGGACATGAATGCGCTCGCGATTGAGCGATTTGCCATGGAAGGCGCGCTGCGGCGAGCCATGGAGCGAGAAGAATTTACCCTTTACTACCAGCCCCAGGTGGACATAAAAAGTGGGCAGGTGATCGGTGTGGAAGCGCTGCTGCGCTGGAATCATCCCGAACGGGGCCTGGTGCCGCCGGGTGAATTCGTCCCGTTGCTGGAAGAGAACAATCTGATCATTCCAGTTGGCGAGTGGGTCTTGCGCACCGCCTGCGCCCAGTGCCGGGCCTGGCAGGATGCTGGGCTGCCCCCGCTGCGCATGGCAGTGAATTTATCCGCTCGCCAGTTCCGTCAGGAAAACCTGGTGGAAATGATCGATAGCATTCTGCTGGAAACGGGGATTAGCCCCAAGCTGCTGGAGCTTGAACTGACTGAAGGCTTGCTGATGGAAAACACCAGCGATACCAGCCTGATTCTCGGGCAGTTCAAGAGTCGCGGCGTGCAGGTGGCCATCGACGACTTCGGCACCGGCTATTCCTCGCTCAGCTACCTTAAACGTTTTCCGATCGATCGCCTCAAGATCGACCAGTCTTTTGTGCGGGACATTATTATCGATTCGAACGATGCGGCAATCGCCGTGGCTGTCATCAGTCTGGGGCGCAGCCTGGGCCTGAGTGTAATTGCCGAAGGCGTGGAAACCTTGGATCAGCTTGAGTTCCTGGGTGTGCAGAAATGTGACGAATATCAGGGCTACCATTTCAGCCGCCCGGTCCCGCCAGAAGAAATCGTTTGCCTGTTCAAGCCTGAAAAAACCGTGAAGGGTGAGGGGTGAGGGGAAAAATCAAAGTCGGCGCTGCCGCTGGGTTTACTCCTTGAATTCCATTTCTACACCAAAGCTGAATTTGTAGGAGCGACCTCCCGGTCGCGATATCCGGTGGGTCGCGACCGGGAGGTCGCTCCTACAGGGGCTTGGCTTCACTATTGCATGAGCCATTGAATTACGTGGCGTCCGCTGCGGTGATGAAGAATTCTCCCGGTTCGACCTGCGCGGTGTAAAATCCGCCTTTCGTTAAAATCTCACCCGCTACTCCTATGCCCCTCATTACCCTGGAAAAACTCTCTCTCGCCTATGGCCACCATCCCTTGTTGGATCAGGCGGATTTACAGCTCGACCCCGGCGAGCGGGTAGGCCTGATCGGTCGTAATGGCGGCGGCAAATCCAGCCTGCTAAAAATCATCGCCGGCGTGGCTGTTGCCGACGACGGCAAGGTATGGCGCGCGCCCGGGTTGAATCTGGCTTACGTGCCGCAGGAGCCGCAGATCGATCCCGATCACACCGTATTCGAGGCGGTGGCGGAGGGGTTGGTGGGCTTGAGCCAGCTGTTGATCGACTATCATGCCGTTTCCCATGCGCTGGGGGAGGAGGGCGCGGATACCGATGCGCTGCTGGATCAGATGCAGCACTTGCAGACTGAACTTGAAGCGCGCGATGGCTGGCGCCAGCAGAGCCGTATCGATGCGGTGATGACTCGTCTGGCACTGCCTGAAGATGCTCTGGTTTCATCGCTTTCCGGCGGCTGGAAGAAGCGCGTTGCGCTGGCCCGGGCGCTGGTTGCCGAACCGGATGTGCTGGTGCTGGACGAGCCCACCAACCACCTTGACCTGGCTGCCATCGAGTGGCTGGAAGAGCTACTCAAATCCTTTGGCGGCGGTGTGCTGTTCGTTACCCACGACCGGCGCTTTCTCGATAACGTCGCTACCCGCATTATCGAACTGGACCGGGGGCAACTGGCGAGTTTTCCCGGTAATTTCTCCGCTTTTCAGCGCAGAAAGCAGGAAATGCTCGAAGCCGAAGAAGTCCTGAACGCAAAATTCGACAAGGTCCTGGCCCAGGAAGAGGTGTGGATACGCCAGGGCATCAAAGCTCGGCGCACCCGCAACGAAGGCCGGGTACGCCGGTTGGAGCAGCTGCGCCGCGAGCATACCGCGCGCATCAACCAGACCGGCAAGGCCCGGCTGGCGGTCGACGCGGGTGATCGCTCCGGCAAGCTGGTGGCGGAACTGGAGCATGTGTCCAAGTCTTTCGGCGACAAGGTCATCATCCGTGATTTCACTACGCGCATCATGCGCGGTGACCGGATCGGCCTGATCGGCCCGAACGGGGCCGGAAAAACTACCCTGCTCAAGCTCATTCTGGGCGAGTTGCAGCCGGATTCCGGCACGGTGAAGAGCGGCACCAAGCTCGCCGTCGCCTATTTCGACCAGATGCGCGAGCAGCTTGACGAGGAGGCAACCCTGATCGATACCATCAGCCAGGGTAATGATTTTGTCGAAATCGGCGAGGTGAAGAAACACGTCATCAGCTATCTCGGCGATTTCCTGTTTCCGCCGCAACGGGCGCGCGCCAAGGTCTCTTCACTCAGCGGCGGCGAGCGCAACCGCTTGCTGCTGGCGCGTTTGTTTACCCGCCCCGCCAACGTGCTGGTGCTGGACGAACCGACCAACGATCTCGACATCGAGACCCTGGAACTGCTCGAAGAACTGCTGCTGGAATATTCCGGCACCCTGTTCCTGGTCAGCCATGACCGGACCTTCCTCGACAACGTGGTGACTTCGACCATCGCCTTCGAAGGGGATGGTCATCTGGCCGAGTATGCCGGCGGTTACGAGGACTGGCTGCGCTACCGTCCCCGTCCGGAAACGGAGGCGGAGAAGAAAGCCGCTGCCGCCAAACCGAAGCCGGCACAGGAAAAGCCGGTGGCCAAGGCCAAGCTTTCGTTCAAGGAATTGCGCGAACTGGAAGCATTGCCGGGACAGATCGAAGCACTGGAGCAGGAGCAGTCCATGCTCGGCGCAAAGCTGGCGGACGGCGAACTCTATCGAGCCAATCCCGAGGAGGTAAAGCGTCTGCAGGCACGCAACGCCGAGATCGAGGAAGCGCTGCTGAGCGTTATGGCGCGCTGGGAAGAGCTGGAAGCGAAACAAAAACAATAAGCTGCCGATGCAGAACCGGGTTTGCGCGCCTGACATTGGTTTGTATTGATTTAACTCATTGTCAGCCGCGGGAAAATGTTGTCACATAGCGAAAATCGTTTTATGCGTGCTTACTTGTGACCCAAATTTTTCTTTTCCTCTTTCTGCTGGTGTCTCCCATGGCTGCGTTGGCAGCTTATCCTTCCTTTCAGGCCCTGATCGACGCCACACCCATTGGCGGGACCTTGCATCCCAAGCCAGGGGTCTACGCCGGCCCGGCGATGATTTCGCACCAGATCATCGTGGATGGCGGCGGCAAGGTTAGAGTGGATGGCGGCGGTGCCGGATCGGTGCTGGTCATCAACGCCAACGGGGCGGTAGTGAGAGGGCTGCGGCTGACGAACTCGGGCAATTCCCATGACCAGTTGGATGCCGGCATCGCACTGACCGGTAACAGCAACAGTATCGAGGACAACGTGATTGACGGCACGCTCTTCGGTATCAGCCTGAAGCGGGCCAACCAGAACACTTTGCGGCGCAATAGCATCCGCTCCAAACCAGCTGAACTGGCGATGCGGGGCGAGGCGATCCGACTGTGGTACAGCATGGACAACCTGGTCGAAGGCAACGACATCGACCAGGCGCGCGACGTCACCCTGATGAATTCGCCGCGCAATCGCCTCGTCGGCAACAGTATCCGCAACAGCCGCTATGGCATCCACCTGTTTTTTTCTCCGGACAGCGTGGTCGAGAGCAACAGCCTCGACCACAACGCTACCGGTGTCATCGTGCTGAATTCAGATCGGGTGAAGCTTCTGCGCAACCGGATTTTTCATTCCCTGGGTGTAAGCGGGGCGGGGCTGGCTTTCAAGATGAGCGCTGAAGGTCTGGCGGAGGGTAACGAAGTCATCCACTGTGCGGTGGGGCTGTTGGCCGATTCGCCCATCGAACCGGCTGACAAGACCATATTGCGAGGCAACCGCTTTGCTCATAACTCCATCGGTATCCAGTTCTCCGGCGAGCGGGGCGGACATGTTCTGCATGGCAACAGCTTCGAAAGCAATCTTACCCATGTCTCGATGGCGTTTGGCAGTGGCGATGCGAACAAAAATGATTGGCGTGGCAACTACTGGGACGATTTTCAGGGTTTCGATCGCAACCATGACGGGATCGGGGATACGCCTTACGAACTGTATGCCTATGCCGACCGGATCTGGATGGAAATTCCCATGGCGCGCTTTTTCCGCAATTCGCCGGTGCTGGAATTACTGGATTTTCTCGAACGGCTGGCGCCATTTTCCGCGCCGGACATGCTGCTGCGTGACCCGACGCCACTGTTTAACAAGCCGGTTACCCATCCCCCGGCTAATCGTCGATCCGCCATACACAGACACGATTTCGGCCGGTAGCCTTGGCGCATAGCAGTGCATGGTCAGCCATGTTGATGGCGTCCTGAATGGACATTTCTGTGGTCATGATGGCGACCCCGAAAGAGGCCGCTATGGATACTGTCGAATTTCCGCCCTGCAAGAGGATGGCATGCTCTGAGAGTTCGGTGCGTATCCGGTTCAGAATCAATTCCGCTTCATCAAGCTGAGTTTCAGGCAGACAGATCAGGAATTCCTCGCCACCATAGCGGAAGATGGAATCATATTTGCGCAAGCGGTCAGCGATGAACTGTACCGACGTCTGCAGCACCTGATCGCCGACAGAGTGGCCATGGTTGTCGTTGACCTCTTTGAAGTGATCGATATCCATCATGCAGATGCAGCAGGGTTGCCCGCTTCTGGTCATGCGCTCCATTTCCGCAGTGAGTTTTGACATCATCGATTGGCGGTTCCAGGCACCGGTCAGATAATCAGTGGTGCAGATGCTATTCACGATTTCGAACTGTAAACAGCGAACTTCCCATTTGAAGCTGATGGCCCCGTCCATGAATTTATCGTATTCGGCAAGTCCGATTTCGTGCCCAGCGGATTTTGCCTGCAGCAGAGTCCTGGCATCGTCATGCATCATCTTGTGCAGTGCGCCGATTTTCAGGAACACCGAATTTTCGCGCAACGCGGGAAAATTGTTGCCCTGGTAATACCAGTGGCCAAATTTGCAGTGACAATGCGCTTCTTCAGATAAATCGAGCGGCTCTGGGATTTCATCGCAGATCAGGGCACGATGCAGCGTCTTCATCCAAGTCATATGGTTCATGATGCCGGTGTCCAGATCTCTGAGTATCTGCATGGCATCTTGCGGGGTTGATGATTGCTGATCGGTCGTTATTTTCATGATTGCCTCTTTTTATTTTTCTGTAAAGAACCATACAGATTAAATGCTGTTACAGGGATTCTACATGCGAACTGCCAATTCAGAAGAGGGCTAAAGAAGGCGGGCGGCTTCGATGGGGCGGCTTCTTAAAAATTTCGCAATGAGCCCACGCAATGAAACAGTCCATGAAAACCAATCCGAAGCTCACCCATTTGACCCTGCTGGGAATGGCGATGCGGCTCCGGAAGGTCGTTTAACATCGGGTCAGAGAAGGAGAAAAATGTTGGCAAGGTCTGGTAAAATAAATCCGTCCCCTTATATTTATATTGTTCGCTGAGGCATGGCGGGAACATCGGCAGTCATGTGCTAGACTCAAAAATGGTTACGCTGAGCCGAAGCGACCTGCATTTTTCAAACGGCCCCGTAGTTGCTCGGGCGGGACCGGACTTTCTTTGACAGTGAGGCTGGGCAATGGACGAAAAAACGATCGACAAACCCGTCGCTGAGGGCGCTTGGACCGATCCTGCGCGCGCGCCAGGCGCGCGCCATTCTGCGCGTAGTCGTTCATCCCATTCGAGCTCGGAGCTTCACAAGGTGAGTCGCAGACTGGCGCTGGCGGTCGCCCTTTTCGTTTCCCTGTTGGCGCTGCTTTTCGTGATTATATTCTCGGTCATACGAATCGATGGCCTTGAGGAGGAAAACGACGCACTGCAAGCCGAGCTCACCAAGACCCGGCTGGAACTGAGCCAAGCGGGCCCTGAACTGGAGAAGACCAGAAAGATCATGTCGGAGATGACGAAAGGGCGGCTTCCGCACCTGCTCGACATGGTGCCGGACAAGGTGCTCCAGATCAATGGCCCCTACCTCAAGAACATCGTCTTTACGGTGCTGAATCAAAACGGCACAAAGAGCTACGAATACAAGCTGGTGATGGAAAACAGTACGGCCAAAACGGTCCGCCCCGCAGCCAGAATTTTTGTGTTCGATCGCCATGGTGTCCAGATAGGCAGCGCGGAAGTCGCCGGTCGGGCTGAACTTGCTTCCGGAGAAAGCCGTTCCCAGTCTGCCGTGATCGATCTCTTCATCGACGAAGAGCCGCGCTATTTTTACGCATCCACTGCGGACAAGCCAACCGGGCTCATTCAATAGCGTTTGCCTTCCGCGGGTTCACCTTCCAGGGTGATTGAAAAAACTTAAACCTCTCGGACAAGTTTTCCTTTGAAGGATGTGCCTAGGGCTGACTCAGACACCCAGCAAGTAGGCCGCGCCGCCTGTGGCACCCATCAATGTCAGCAGGTGGAACCCACCCCACAGCACGTATTTCCTTGCCAGATTTTCCTCCGGCAGGTTGGAAAGCAGGAACAGTCGGCCATCCTTCGGCTTGTGCATGAGGTGCGTGCCGTCCCTGAGGCGGATTTCGCCATGCTGCTTCGCTACTTCGCGCTTGGCTGCAAGCAGCACCAGTTCCCATTCTCCTGGGTCGATCTGACCATCTCCATTGAGGTCGAAACGCTCGTGCAGCCGCGTCTTGTCACGTTTCCACTCGGTAAGCAGGGCGTTGAGGTCTTCCTTGACGTCGAGATTGCTGTTTGCCCCGCCCAGGGTGGCGAATTCACCGATGACATAAAGGGTGTCGAGCGGGGAAAGCAGGTATTCGGTATAGCGGTAGAGGTCTTTTTTCCACACCTGTTTGTGGCTGGTGATGATCTCGGCATAGTCCGGATCGATGAAGCACTGTCCGCTGCCGTCGTCGATCAGGATGGTGTCGTCGCTAGTGCCCTGTTCCACGATCTCGTAACCTTTGTCGTCGTTGCGCTCTTGCTCGATGATGTAGCGATACCACACGCAGGGCAGCAGGGTGAGTTTGCTCAGCAGCGGGATGTCATGCGCCTGTCTGGCGCGGCCTGTCAGCTCGATATAGCCCTGGGCGGCTGAGGCAATCCTTGATGTGGGGGTATCGAGAATCAGGCGGCTGCGGCGCTGGTTGCCGATCCAGGCAAAAAAGCTGATAGCGCCGATTAGTCCCAGTATGATGGGCCAGGCTTCCCGGCTTTCGATTTGCCAGCCGGCGAACAGCAGTACCAAATGCCCACCTGAGGTGAGCAGGTTGACCCAGTGCTGCTTCAGTCCTTCGAACATCGAACCGGCTGGGGGCTCAGTTATTGAATAACTGTTTCACGTTGACGTCGGTTATCTCCGCAGCGTCGAATTCGAGCAGGTCGGCAGGCTGAAAATTGAACATTCGCGCCACGATCACGTCCGGGAACTGCTCGATGCGCACGTTGTTGAGGTTGACGCTGTCGTTATAGTACTCGCGCCGGTCGGCGATGGCGTTCTCCAGCCCGGTGACGCGCCCCTGCAGGTGCTGGAAGGTCTCATTGGCTTTCAGTTCCGGATAAGCTTCTGCCACCGCGAACAGGTTGCCGAGCAGCCCGCGCAACGAGCCTTCGGCGGCACCCAGCGCGCCCATGTTGTGGCTGGCGCTGGCGGCAGCAATCTGGGAGCGCGCCTTCATCACCTTCTCCAGGGTTTCCTGCTCGTATTTCATGTACTGCTTGCAGGTTTCCACCAGCTTGGGCAGCTCATCGTGACGCTGCTTGAGGAGTACGTCGATGTTGGCCCAGGCCTTGGCGACATTGTGCTTGAGGTTGACCAGACCGTTGTAGAGCATGATGAAATAAATCACGACGATAGTCAGAATGGCAAGCAGGACGAGAAATCCCATGGCAGTTCCTCATTGTTATGAATTGGTATGCATGCATTTTGCCGAAATTCATGCCGATTCGCCAGTTTAAGCGGGTATTTTTGGGATGGTTGATCATGGCTGCTATATTTAAAAACGATGAACCTTATTCACTTTGATCAGTAAGGGAAACGAAAATGACCGATCTCATCAAGTTGCTGGGCAACGAAGCGGAGAGTTTGCTGGCCTACCAGTGCAAGGGCATTCCCAAGGACATGCTGCACCTGCCGGGACCGGACTACGTCGATCGGGTGGTGGCGCAGAAGGACCGCAAGCCCGGCGTGCTGCGCGCGCTGCAAACCCTGTTCGACCATGGCCGGCTGGCCGGGACGGGATATATGTCGATTCTGCCGGTGGACCAGGGGGTGGAGCATTCGGGTGGAGCTTCTTTCGCGCCCAACCCGATTTACTTCGACCCTGAAAATATCGTCAAGCTGGCCATCGAGGGCGGCTGCAACGCGGTGGCTTCGACCCTGGGCGTGCTGGGGTCAGTGGCGCGCAGGTATGCGCACAAGATCCCGTTCATCGTCAAAATCAACCACAGCGAGATGCTTACCTACCCGGAGATCCACGACCAGACCCTGTTCGCTAGCGTCGAACAGGCGTTCGACATGGGGGCGGTGGCGGTGGGGGCAACGGTGTATTACGGCTCGGCCGAGTCGCGTCGGCAGATCATCGAGATCAGCGAAGCCTTCGCCCATGCGCACGAACTGGGCATGGCGACGGTGCTGTGGGCCTACCTGCGCAATTCCGGTTTCAAGAAGGATGGCGTCGATTATCATACCAGCGCCGATCTGACCGGCCAGGCCAATCACCTCGCCGCCACCATCGAGGCAGACATCATCAAGCAGAAGCAGGCCGAGAATAACGGCGGCTATACCGCAATCAAGTTCGGCAAAACCCATCCCAAGGTGTATTCAGAGCTGACCAGCGACCACCCGATCGATCTGGTACGCTACCAGGTCGCCAACTGTTATATGGGTCGGGCCGGTATGATCAATTCCGGCGGCGCCTCGGGTGAGAACGACCTGGGTCAGGCAGTGCGCACTGCGGTGATCAACAAGCGCGCCGGCGGCATGGGGCTGATCTCCGGTCGCAAGGCTTTTCAGAAGCCGATGCAGGATGGCGTGATATTGCTCAACGCGATTCAGGACGTGTATCTGGCGAAGGACGTAACGATTGCGTAGCGGCTAAAAAGCATTTGAACCGCAGAGGACGCAGAGGTTTTCAAGGGATCGACATAAAGGTTACGTTTAGTTAGGCAACCAAACCGCTAGAAACGTTTTTCCTCCGCGTCCTCCGCGGTGAATGAACTGCTTTTTTTAGGCTATTAGGGAGTTCTTCAGCCGTTGGTGCCCTCGATCCCCAGATCTTCCGTGTAGGGGTTGCTGGGGTACTGGAAGCCGACGGGCCCGTCCGGTTCGGCATGGACGAACTGGTGGACGAACGGATCGGTGGAATCGAGCAATTCTGCCGCCTCACCCTCGGCTACCACCACGCCGTCATGGATGAAATAGGCGTAGTCGACGATTTTCAGGGATTCCGACATGTCGTAGGTCACCACTATCGAGGTTACGTCCAGCGCATCGTTCAGGCGCCGGATCAGGTTTGCAATGGTGTTGAGCGAGATCGGATCGAGACCGGCGAAGGGCTCGTCGTAGATGATCAGTGTGGGGTCCAGTGCGATTGCGCGAGCCAGTGCCACGCGCCGCTCCATGCCGCCCGACAGCTCGCTCGGCATCAGGGCGTGGGCGCCGCGCAGGCCGACGGCGTGGAGCTTCAGCAGCACCAGATCGCGGATCACGCTTTCCGGCAGGTCGGTGTGTTCGCGCATCGGGAACGCAATATTGTCGAAGACCGACAGATCGCTGAATAGCCCGCTCACCTGGAACATCATGCCCATTTCACGGCGCATGGCGTAGAGTCCGTCATTGTCGAGTTCGTGGATGACCTTGCCTTCAACCTTGACGCTGCCTCGCGACGGCCTGAGCTGCCCGCCGACATGGCGTAGCAGCGTCGACTTGCCACATCCGCTCACCCCCAGAATGGCAACGATTTTTCCGCGCGGAATAGTGAGGTTGATGCCTTTAAGTATCTTATGGCGACCATATGCAAAATGGAGGTCGCTGATTTCGACCAGATTTTCCGGGGATTGCTCCAAAGCTACTGTCTCCTTGCTGGCTAATTTTAAACTCACGAAGCGAGACTTCGTCCCTCTCTCCCTTTGGGAGAGAGGGAAAGGGTCATTGCCTGAACGATATTATCCATTATCTTATCGCATGTTTATTCCGGTGCGCGTAATT
Proteins encoded:
- a CDS encoding class I fructose-bisphosphate aldolase — protein: MTDLIKLLGNEAESLLAYQCKGIPKDMLHLPGPDYVDRVVAQKDRKPGVLRALQTLFDHGRLAGTGYMSILPVDQGVEHSGGASFAPNPIYFDPENIVKLAIEGGCNAVASTLGVLGSVARRYAHKIPFIVKINHSEMLTYPEIHDQTLFASVEQAFDMGAVAVGATVYYGSAESRRQIIEISEAFAHAHELGMATVLWAYLRNSGFKKDGVDYHTSADLTGQANHLAATIEADIIKQKQAENNGGYTAIKFGKTHPKVYSELTSDHPIDLVRYQVANCYMGRAGMINSGGASGENDLGQAVRTAVINKRAGGMGLISGRKAFQKPMQDGVILLNAIQDVYLAKDVTIA
- a CDS encoding putative bifunctional diguanylate cyclase/phosphodiesterase → MELIKSAAAYLAEKAKSGRLWVFVLLPVLVSVFLTESIIVFTNGSADYFWVSLITAVIATTVMVPFLYYLVSVLRETEQALSAKSLQITSILGHHKEAEQNLVQVTNYDALTGLPNRFLFLDRLGHAISRAARSDRMVAVMLLDIDNFKTINDTLGHTHGDLLLQDIADRLSRCVPEDDTLARIGGDEFVIVLEGVSEVEEIAKIAQKIVDIFSLPFTPSSQEIYVTPSMGVTIYPMDGHDSDSLLKNADAAMYTAKEYGRNHFRFYTTDMNALAIERFAMEGALRRAMEREEFTLYYQPQVDIKSGQVIGVEALLRWNHPERGLVPPGEFVPLLEENNLIIPVGEWVLRTACAQCRAWQDAGLPPLRMAVNLSARQFRQENLVEMIDSILLETGISPKLLELELTEGLLMENTSDTSLILGQFKSRGVQVAIDDFGTGYSSLSYLKRFPIDRLKIDQSFVRDIIIDSNDAAIAVAVISLGRSLGLSVIAEGVETLDQLEFLGVQKCDEYQGYHFSRPVPPEEIVCLFKPEKTVKGEG
- a CDS encoding ATP-binding cassette domain-containing protein — encoded protein: MPLITLEKLSLAYGHHPLLDQADLQLDPGERVGLIGRNGGGKSSLLKIIAGVAVADDGKVWRAPGLNLAYVPQEPQIDPDHTVFEAVAEGLVGLSQLLIDYHAVSHALGEEGADTDALLDQMQHLQTELEARDGWRQQSRIDAVMTRLALPEDALVSSLSGGWKKRVALARALVAEPDVLVLDEPTNHLDLAAIEWLEELLKSFGGGVLFVTHDRRFLDNVATRIIELDRGQLASFPGNFSAFQRRKQEMLEAEEVLNAKFDKVLAQEEVWIRQGIKARRTRNEGRVRRLEQLRREHTARINQTGKARLAVDAGDRSGKLVAELEHVSKSFGDKVIIRDFTTRIMRGDRIGLIGPNGAGKTTLLKLILGELQPDSGTVKSGTKLAVAYFDQMREQLDEEATLIDTISQGNDFVEIGEVKKHVISYLGDFLFPPQRARAKVSSLSGGERNRLLLARLFTRPANVLVLDEPTNDLDIETLELLEELLLEYSGTLFLVSHDRTFLDNVVTSTIAFEGDGHLAEYAGGYEDWLRYRPRPETEAEKKAAAAKPKPAQEKPVAKAKLSFKELRELEALPGQIEALEQEQSMLGAKLADGELYRANPEEVKRLQARNAEIEEALLSVMARWEELEAKQKQ
- a CDS encoding diguanylate cyclase — translated: MKITTDQQSSTPQDAMQILRDLDTGIMNHMTWMKTLHRALICDEIPEPLDLSEEAHCHCKFGHWYYQGNNFPALRENSVFLKIGALHKMMHDDARTLLQAKSAGHEIGLAEYDKFMDGAISFKWEVRCLQFEIVNSICTTDYLTGAWNRQSMMSKLTAEMERMTRSGQPCCICMMDIDHFKEVNDNHGHSVGDQVLQTSVQFIADRLRKYDSIFRYGGEEFLICLPETQLDEAELILNRIRTELSEHAILLQGGNSTVSIAASFGVAIMTTEMSIQDAINMADHALLCAKATGRNRVCVWRIDD
- a CDS encoding LemA family protein, which codes for MGFLVLLAILTIVVIYFIMLYNGLVNLKHNVAKAWANIDVLLKQRHDELPKLVETCKQYMKYEQETLEKVMKARSQIAAASASHNMGALGAAEGSLRGLLGNLFAVAEAYPELKANETFQHLQGRVTGLENAIADRREYYNDSVNLNNVRIEQFPDVIVARMFNFQPADLLEFDAAEITDVNVKQLFNN
- a CDS encoding ABC transporter ATP-binding protein, with translation MEQSPENLVEISDLHFAYGRHKILKGINLTIPRGKIVAILGVSGCGKSTLLRHVGGQLRPSRGSVKVEGKVIHELDNDGLYAMRREMGMMFQVSGLFSDLSVFDNIAFPMREHTDLPESVIRDLVLLKLHAVGLRGAHALMPSELSGGMERRVALARAIALDPTLIIYDEPFAGLDPISLNTIANLIRRLNDALDVTSIVVTYDMSESLKIVDYAYFIHDGVVVAEGEAAELLDSTDPFVHQFVHAEPDGPVGFQYPSNPYTEDLGIEGTNG
- the nosD gene encoding nitrous oxide reductase family maturation protein NosD; translation: MAALAAYPSFQALIDATPIGGTLHPKPGVYAGPAMISHQIIVDGGGKVRVDGGGAGSVLVINANGAVVRGLRLTNSGNSHDQLDAGIALTGNSNSIEDNVIDGTLFGISLKRANQNTLRRNSIRSKPAELAMRGEAIRLWYSMDNLVEGNDIDQARDVTLMNSPRNRLVGNSIRNSRYGIHLFFSPDSVVESNSLDHNATGVIVLNSDRVKLLRNRIFHSLGVSGAGLAFKMSAEGLAEGNEVIHCAVGLLADSPIEPADKTILRGNRFAHNSIGIQFSGERGGHVLHGNSFESNLTHVSMAFGSGDANKNDWRGNYWDDFQGFDRNHDGIGDTPYELYAYADRIWMEIPMARFFRNSPVLELLDFLERLAPFSAPDMLLRDPTPLFNKPVTHPPANRRSAIHRHDFGR